The Propionispora hippei DSM 15287 genome includes a window with the following:
- the ybeY gene encoding rRNA maturation RNase YbeY — MKVTDQLENTVTAVLQKAAEIHALAPQTEVSVVLADDPYIRELNRDYRGKDRATDVLSFALNEGDEPDIIDGPEELLLGDIIISLETAERQAGEFGHSLERELAYLTVHGMLHLLGFDHEDELERQTMRLEEERVLAALNITRSPNDI, encoded by the coding sequence ATGAAAGTAACGGACCAACTGGAGAACACCGTGACGGCTGTGCTGCAAAAAGCAGCTGAAATACATGCCCTGGCACCACAAACCGAAGTGAGTGTTGTTCTGGCCGATGATCCTTATATCAGGGAGCTTAACCGGGATTATCGTGGGAAAGACCGGGCTACGGACGTGCTTTCATTTGCCTTGAATGAAGGCGATGAACCGGATATTATTGATGGTCCGGAGGAACTGCTGCTGGGTGACATCATCATCTCCTTGGAAACGGCCGAGCGGCAAGCCGGTGAATTCGGGCATAGTCTGGAACGTGAGCTGGCTTATCTGACCGTCCATGGCATGTTACACTTACTGGGCTTTGATCATGAGGACGAGCTGGAGCGCCAGACTATGAGGCTGGAGGAAGAACGGGTCTTGGCGGCGCTTAATATTACCAGAAGTCCTAATGATATATGA